From the Acetobacter aceti genome, one window contains:
- a CDS encoding helix-turn-helix transcriptional regulator: MATPLETTGENVTLPESWLAATGDVAARIGRPDFHRRMLGLLASLIPNQAAWIIAYAPGVLPNVLHTNDVASSATTDYHSTFRCFDPFWHLWRRQTQAPAVTLSTLDSSIKPDEYTRIFQKKHEFSDELGLLLPVQNNACVMLFLQKGENLFTREELRLAHLVQPLFNGLHRAHVAQTLRRFSSSDAHEDNGSTCGSLVLDRHGNRLYGNPAWQEAETVYGPVLLQAIYKLLRTSGRTCHTEPEQFVLRLVSLPEDCMLAPGGRLLVLSPVHSPAISDDLPHKALNLTPRERDLLHLILQGRCTGEIAQHLGISKGTVKNHRLRLYRKAGVTSERALITLSRSMSG; the protein is encoded by the coding sequence ATGGCAACGCCTCTGGAAACCACAGGAGAAAATGTAACTCTTCCTGAAAGCTGGCTTGCCGCCACCGGAGATGTCGCGGCCAGGATCGGACGGCCGGACTTTCATAGGCGGATGCTCGGCCTGCTGGCTTCCCTCATTCCAAATCAGGCCGCATGGATCATCGCCTATGCGCCGGGCGTACTGCCGAACGTCCTCCACACAAATGATGTCGCATCCAGCGCGACCACCGACTACCATTCCACTTTCAGGTGCTTTGATCCTTTCTGGCATCTCTGGCGCCGTCAGACACAGGCACCGGCCGTTACCCTCTCCACTCTCGATTCATCCATAAAACCTGATGAATACACAAGAATATTCCAGAAAAAGCATGAATTTTCAGATGAGCTCGGATTGCTGCTTCCAGTGCAGAACAATGCCTGCGTGATGCTTTTTCTCCAGAAAGGAGAAAATCTTTTCACACGTGAGGAATTGCGCCTCGCCCATCTTGTCCAGCCACTTTTCAACGGCCTGCACCGGGCTCATGTCGCACAGACCCTGCGTCGTTTCAGTTCCAGCGATGCCCATGAAGACAATGGCTCGACATGCGGCTCGCTGGTGCTCGACCGACACGGCAACCGCCTTTATGGCAATCCCGCCTGGCAGGAAGCCGAAACAGTTTATGGTCCTGTGCTGCTACAGGCCATTTACAAACTGCTCCGCACATCTGGCCGGACGTGCCACACGGAACCGGAACAGTTTGTGCTACGCCTTGTCTCACTCCCTGAAGACTGCATGCTGGCACCGGGAGGGCGATTGCTGGTTCTCAGTCCAGTTCATTCACCTGCGATCTCCGATGATCTGCCTCATAAGGCTCTGAATCTGACACCGCGTGAGCGTGACCTTCTGCATCTGATCCTGCAGGGCCGCTGCACAGGGGAAATCGCCCAGCATCTCGGGATCAGCAAGGGCACTGTCAAAAATCACCGGCTCCGCTTGTATCGCAAGGCCGGCGTGACCTCCGAACGGGCTCTTATCACTCTTTCCCGGTCCATGAGCGGATGA
- the folD gene encoding bifunctional methylenetetrahydrofolate dehydrogenase/methenyltetrahydrofolate cyclohydrolase FolD, giving the protein MVSVSKLIDGKAFARRLRADIRDQAQGLHARHGVMPTLAVVMVGEDPASAVYVRNKIRATEEAGMRSVSHHLPKSTTQDELLDLIAELNVDQSVHGILVQLPLPEQIDRDAVLDAISPEKDVDGFHIVNAGRLAVGRQDGFVPCTPMGCMMLLRSVVPNLAGLHAVVIGCSNIVGRPMARLLQQAGCTVTVTHLKTRDVAAEACRADIIVVAAGHAGLVRGGWVKEGAIVIDVGINRVETDSGSRLVGDVAFDEVSPRAAAITPVPGGVGPMTIACLLQNTLQAARQFATGAVVVE; this is encoded by the coding sequence ATGGTGTCAGTTTCCAAGTTGATTGATGGCAAGGCCTTCGCCCGCAGACTGCGTGCCGATATCCGAGATCAGGCGCAGGGGTTGCACGCCCGGCATGGCGTCATGCCGACGCTGGCGGTGGTGATGGTGGGAGAGGACCCCGCCAGCGCCGTTTATGTTCGCAACAAGATCCGGGCGACGGAAGAGGCGGGGATGCGTTCAGTGTCCCACCATCTGCCGAAAAGCACGACGCAGGACGAACTGCTTGACCTGATCGCGGAGCTGAATGTCGACCAGTCGGTGCATGGCATTCTTGTTCAGCTTCCACTTCCTGAGCAGATCGATCGTGATGCGGTTCTGGACGCCATATCGCCAGAAAAAGATGTGGATGGCTTTCATATTGTAAACGCGGGTCGTCTGGCGGTTGGGCGACAGGACGGATTTGTTCCATGCACCCCCATGGGCTGCATGATGCTGCTGCGTTCCGTCGTGCCTAATCTGGCCGGATTGCACGCCGTGGTCATTGGCTGCTCGAACATTGTAGGTCGGCCCATGGCGCGTCTGCTCCAGCAGGCTGGCTGCACCGTGACGGTCACGCATCTGAAAACGCGTGATGTAGCCGCGGAAGCATGTCGGGCGGACATCATTGTCGTCGCGGCAGGTCATGCGGGACTGGTGCGGGGCGGCTGGGTGAAGGAAGGCGCTATTGTCATTGATGTCGGTATCAACCGCGTGGAGACGGATTCAGGATCGCGGCTGGTGGGTGATGTGGCGTTCGATGAGGTGAGCCCGCGTGCGGCGGCGATCACACCGGTGCCCGGAGGTGTTGGTCCGATGACGATCGCCTGCCTTTTGCAAAATACGCTTCAGGCTGCAAGGCAGTTTGCGACAGGGGCTGTTGTGGTTGAATGA
- a CDS encoding sarcosine oxidase subunit alpha family protein, with protein sequence MSAPVQTFRVKSGNGVDTSRTLHFSFDGKPYTGHPGDTLASALLAHGVRLFGRSFKYHRPRGLLSAGPEEPNALVELRDGARREPNTRATVVELFDGLNASSQNRWPSLAFDALGMNGLFSSVLGAGFYYKTFMWPASFWEKLYEPMIRRAAGLGRAADEADPDLYEKATTFCDVLVVGSGPAGLAAALAAGHSGARVILCEQDGLLGGRLRDESATLDGRPGWRWAEQVRQELAGMPDVRVMTRTCVFGTYDGGTYGALERVADHVAIPKEGQPRQRLWRIVARECVMATGAIERPVVFPNNDRPGVMLAGAVRTYVNRFGVTPGRKAVLYTCNDDGLRTALDLRRVGVAIAAIVDSRPAGVGDGAQVASQCGAAFFPGGAIADCYGHSGVKAVLVRDASGKTRSIACDLVTMSGGWSPNVGLATHQGNRPVWHDDLCAFLPSTLPSGMVAAGTAAGVFDATEVLHDGAVAGQRAAVACGFDAMLPALPETEPTRYAIRALFHALKGVSSSKKAKAFVDFQNDVTAKDIALASREGFVSVEHLKRYTTLGMATDQGKTSNINALALLAEITERTISQTGTTLIRPPVQPVAVGALAGPHRGTHFKPTRLPPTHQWAEEQGAVFTANGLWLRAQWFPRSGEKGWLETVNREVLTVREAVGFCDVTTLGKIDIQGPDAAEFLNRVYVNAWLKLAVGRVRYGLMLREDGFAYDDGTTARLGENHYVMTTTTANAGGVMAHLEFCHQWLWPELDVQFISVTDEWAQIAVAGPKSRAVLEKIVDAPFDLSNESFPYMAAAELTVCGGVTARLFRLSFSGELAYELAVPARYGDALARQLMKVGEPFGIAPYGTEALGVLRIEKGHPAGPELNGQTTAHDLGMGRLLSTKKDFIGSRMAQRPALTDPARPTLVGIQPVNPEDMLVAGSHLLPQGASPTAASDQGWLSSVAWSPGVGSWIGLGFLSNGPARQGEIVSVHNPLAGTVIAARVVEPVFVDPKGERLHG encoded by the coding sequence ATGAGTGCTCCCGTACAGACCTTTCGCGTCAAAAGCGGCAACGGTGTCGATACCAGTCGGACACTTCATTTTTCTTTTGACGGGAAACCCTATACCGGCCATCCGGGCGACACGCTCGCATCCGCCCTGCTGGCGCATGGCGTGCGCCTCTTCGGGCGTTCCTTCAAATATCACCGGCCTCGCGGTCTGCTTTCGGCAGGACCGGAAGAGCCGAATGCTCTTGTCGAACTTCGTGACGGGGCAAGGCGGGAACCCAATACCCGCGCCACAGTGGTCGAGCTGTTTGACGGTCTGAATGCCTCCAGCCAGAATCGCTGGCCCAGTCTCGCCTTCGATGCTCTGGGTATGAACGGCCTGTTCTCATCCGTGCTTGGGGCCGGATTCTACTACAAGACCTTCATGTGGCCGGCTTCCTTCTGGGAAAAGCTGTATGAGCCCATGATCCGCCGGGCGGCCGGACTGGGACGGGCGGCGGACGAAGCCGATCCAGACCTGTATGAAAAAGCCACGACATTTTGCGATGTGCTCGTGGTTGGATCTGGTCCCGCGGGGCTTGCGGCGGCGCTGGCTGCGGGACATTCCGGCGCACGGGTGATCCTGTGCGAACAGGATGGCCTGCTGGGAGGACGCCTGCGCGACGAGAGTGCGACACTCGATGGCAGGCCCGGCTGGCGGTGGGCGGAGCAGGTCCGGCAGGAACTGGCCGGTATGCCGGATGTCCGGGTCATGACGCGGACGTGCGTGTTCGGCACCTATGATGGCGGCACCTATGGCGCGCTGGAACGTGTGGCGGATCATGTGGCAATCCCGAAGGAAGGCCAGCCGCGTCAGCGCCTGTGGCGGATCGTGGCCCGTGAGTGCGTGATGGCGACAGGGGCGATCGAACGCCCTGTCGTCTTCCCGAACAATGACCGGCCGGGTGTCATGCTGGCGGGGGCCGTGCGCACCTATGTCAACCGGTTCGGAGTGACGCCGGGCCGAAAAGCTGTGCTGTACACATGCAACGATGATGGTCTCCGTACGGCGCTCGATCTCCGTCGGGTCGGTGTCGCCATCGCTGCCATCGTGGACTCCCGGCCTGCCGGGGTGGGCGATGGCGCGCAGGTGGCCAGTCAGTGCGGGGCGGCTTTCTTCCCCGGCGGCGCTATTGCCGATTGCTATGGCCACTCTGGTGTAAAAGCGGTCCTCGTGCGGGATGCGTCCGGAAAGACCAGATCCATCGCGTGTGATCTGGTCACTATGTCGGGGGGCTGGTCGCCCAATGTGGGGCTGGCCACGCATCAGGGAAATCGTCCTGTCTGGCATGACGATCTGTGTGCGTTTCTTCCGTCCACTCTCCCATCGGGCATGGTCGCCGCAGGGACCGCTGCCGGTGTGTTCGACGCGACGGAAGTGCTTCATGACGGTGCCGTCGCCGGACAGCGGGCTGCTGTTGCCTGTGGCTTTGATGCGATGTTGCCGGCACTGCCGGAAACCGAGCCGACGCGGTATGCCATCCGTGCCTTGTTCCACGCGCTCAAGGGGGTGTCGTCCTCGAAAAAGGCCAAGGCCTTCGTTGATTTTCAGAACGATGTCACGGCGAAGGACATTGCGCTGGCGTCGCGGGAAGGGTTTGTCTCGGTTGAGCATCTCAAGCGCTACACGACGCTTGGCATGGCGACCGATCAGGGCAAGACATCCAATATCAATGCTCTGGCGCTCCTTGCCGAGATCACGGAGCGCACCATTTCGCAGACAGGAACGACCCTGATCCGACCGCCGGTCCAACCGGTTGCCGTCGGGGCGCTGGCCGGTCCGCATCGGGGAACACATTTCAAGCCAACGCGACTGCCGCCGACGCACCAGTGGGCGGAAGAACAGGGTGCGGTCTTCACCGCGAACGGGTTGTGGCTGCGTGCGCAGTGGTTCCCGCGTTCCGGCGAGAAAGGCTGGCTGGAGACGGTCAACCGCGAAGTGCTTACGGTGCGTGAGGCCGTCGGGTTCTGTGACGTCACCACACTTGGCAAAATCGACATTCAGGGCCCGGATGCAGCGGAGTTTCTCAATCGGGTTTACGTCAATGCATGGCTGAAACTGGCTGTCGGACGTGTCCGCTACGGATTGATGCTGCGCGAGGACGGGTTCGCCTATGATGACGGCACCACGGCCCGTCTCGGGGAAAACCACTATGTGATGACGACCACGACCGCGAATGCGGGCGGGGTGATGGCTCATCTTGAGTTCTGTCATCAGTGGCTGTGGCCGGAGCTTGATGTGCAGTTCATCTCGGTGACGGATGAATGGGCGCAGATTGCCGTGGCTGGACCGAAGTCGCGAGCCGTTCTGGAAAAAATAGTCGATGCGCCATTCGATCTTTCCAATGAATCCTTTCCTTACATGGCGGCTGCGGAACTGACCGTCTGTGGTGGCGTGACCGCTCGGCTGTTCCGTCTCTCCTTCTCTGGCGAACTGGCTTATGAACTGGCTGTCCCTGCCCGCTATGGTGATGCGCTTGCACGACAACTGATGAAGGTGGGCGAGCCATTCGGGATTGCGCCTTACGGCACGGAGGCCCTCGGCGTGCTTCGTATTGAAAAAGGGCATCCTGCCGGACCGGAGCTGAATGGTCAGACCACGGCGCATGATCTGGGCATGGGGCGCCTGCTGTCCACAAAGAAGGATTTTATCGGCAGCCGGATGGCGCAGCGGCCTGCGTTGACGGACCCTGCCCGGCCCACACTGGTTGGTATTCAGCCGGTCAATCCCGAAGACATGCTTGTCGCAGGCTCGCATCTTCTGCCACAGGGAGCGTCTCCCACGGCGGCTTCGGATCAGGGATGGCTGTCTTCGGTCGCGTGGTCACCTGGCGTCGGGTCTTGGATTGGTCTTGGTTTCCTGAGTAATGGTCCTGCCCGTCAGGGCGAGATCGTATCGGTTCATAATCCGCTGGCTGGAACAGTCATTGCGGCCCGTGTTGTCGAGCCGGTGTTTGTCGATCCCAAAGGAGAGCGTCTCCATGGCTGA
- a CDS encoding sarcosine oxidase subunit gamma, with product MADPLFPVLPVPHGPVRWGAMTCAQSPLAEIVSLGAFSGVGRDELVKRIHEAFGVILPDQPRAVASADGGCSFLWSGPSQWLAVAEEGAGLLSRLREVCGDVCALTSQSDSRSIMKLSGPGVREAMSRLVPIDLHPTVFGKDHVASTLAGHIPVIMWQTDDAPTYLFFVFRSFAASLFHDVSVALSGFSSSEMDICV from the coding sequence ATGGCTGATCCGTTATTTCCCGTCCTGCCTGTGCCGCACGGTCCTGTGCGATGGGGTGCGATGACTTGTGCGCAATCGCCGCTTGCCGAGATTGTCAGTCTGGGCGCCTTTTCGGGTGTCGGGCGTGATGAACTCGTCAAGAGGATTCACGAGGCGTTCGGCGTCATTCTGCCTGATCAGCCTCGCGCCGTAGCGAGCGCGGACGGTGGATGCTCGTTCCTGTGGAGCGGCCCCAGTCAGTGGCTGGCCGTTGCCGAGGAAGGCGCGGGCCTGCTGTCCCGGCTTCGTGAAGTCTGTGGCGACGTCTGTGCGCTGACATCGCAAAGCGACAGCCGCAGCATCATGAAACTGTCCGGACCTGGTGTCCGGGAGGCAATGTCACGGCTTGTTCCGATTGACCTGCACCCGACGGTGTTCGGAAAGGATCACGTCGCTTCCACGCTGGCGGGGCATATCCCTGTCATCATGTGGCAGACAGATGACGCGCCCACTTATCTCTTTTTTGTCTTCCGGAGCTTCGCTGCAAGCCTGTTCCATGATGTCTCAGTTGCACTGAGCGGTTTTTCTTCTTCAGAAATGGATATTTGTGTATGA
- a CDS encoding sarcosine oxidase subunit delta, protein MRLTCPSCGSRGLEEFTYRGDASVRRPAADGSEQAWVDYVYLRDNPCGRHQELWYHGAGCRSWLVVTRDTRTHEVFDVRNARDVILTERQTDAGEGEAS, encoded by the coding sequence ATGCGTCTGACCTGTCCTTCCTGTGGCTCCCGTGGCCTTGAGGAATTTACCTACCGGGGCGATGCCTCTGTTCGAAGACCCGCCGCTGATGGCAGCGAGCAGGCGTGGGTGGATTATGTCTATCTGCGTGACAATCCCTGCGGGCGTCATCAGGAGTTATGGTATCACGGCGCTGGCTGCCGTTCCTGGCTTGTGGTGACGCGCGATACGCGCACTCATGAGGTTTTCGATGTCCGCAATGCCCGTGATGTGATTTTGACAGAGCGTCAGACAGATGCAGGCGAGGGAGAGGCATCATGA
- the purU gene encoding formyltetrahydrofolate deformylase, giving the protein MTTLSPDAKGYILTLSCPNRPGIVAALSQTLFEAGANITEAQQFDDTGSGSFFMRIMFDIVKDGRTEADLRGIVETLTEQFQMKYRLNCQSYRPKVMILVSKFDHCLVDLLYRWRIGELQIDPVGIIANHPEETYRDVDFYGIPFHHLPITKETKTEQEARILSLVRESGTELVVLARYMQILSNDMALAFSGRCINIHHSFLPGFKGARPYHQAWERGVKLIGATAHYVTSDLDEGPIIEQDVERISHADSPEDLIRKGRDIERRVLSRAVRYHIEMRTILNGNKTIVFNS; this is encoded by the coding sequence ATGACAACGCTCTCTCCCGACGCCAAAGGCTATATCCTGACGCTGAGCTGTCCCAATCGTCCGGGTATCGTGGCTGCATTGAGTCAGACCCTGTTTGAGGCTGGTGCAAACATCACCGAAGCGCAGCAGTTTGACGATACAGGTAGCGGCAGCTTCTTCATGCGGATCATGTTCGATATCGTGAAAGATGGCCGCACAGAAGCCGATCTTCGCGGAATTGTCGAGACGCTGACAGAGCAGTTCCAGATGAAATACCGTCTGAACTGTCAGTCCTACCGTCCCAAGGTCATGATCCTGGTGTCGAAATTCGACCATTGCCTTGTGGACCTTCTGTATCGCTGGCGCATTGGCGAGCTCCAGATCGATCCTGTCGGGATCATCGCCAATCATCCTGAAGAGACCTACAGGGATGTCGATTTCTATGGCATTCCCTTCCATCACCTGCCGATCACGAAAGAGACGAAGACGGAGCAGGAAGCCCGCATTCTCTCGCTCGTCCGGGAGAGCGGGACGGAACTCGTCGTGCTGGCGCGCTACATGCAGATCCTGTCCAATGACATGGCGTTGGCCTTTTCAGGACGCTGCATCAACATCCATCACTCCTTCCTGCCGGGGTTCAAGGGCGCTCGCCCCTATCATCAGGCATGGGAGAGGGGCGTAAAACTGATCGGTGCTACAGCGCATTACGTGACCAGCGACCTTGATGAAGGTCCGATCATTGAACAGGACGTCGAGCGTATCTCTCATGCCGACAGCCCGGAAGACCTGATCCGCAAGGGGCGTGATATCGAACGGCGGGTTCTGTCTCGGGCAGTGCGGTATCACATCGAGATGCGGACGATCCTGAACGGGAACAAGACCATCGTGTTCAACTCCTGA